One window of the Mixophyes fleayi isolate aMixFle1 chromosome 6, aMixFle1.hap1, whole genome shotgun sequence genome contains the following:
- the LOC142095268 gene encoding uncharacterized protein LOC142095268 produces MDKDRSHMTERILNLTLEIIYLLTEEDYIVVKKINNHVAHPVTLSEEFSVTMEPQSTIQETKNNQRILELTNKIIQLLTGEVPIRCQDVAVYLSMEEWEYLEGHKDLYKEAIYQPITPMGGSKVASDGMHTDALSPDDGKQDNLYFQRDQVELYQKTLNRTEIKGKYVHTSEAYNQSNSTDLLTHVTQSGPIKKKESAFCEEVKLKNGDNYIPAQLAKSKYSSIEIEMESDSCEENTPPELIAHVSTKQTQTESVSTPIKEEYVTYDEEHYTHSDLYTPVEPTDADHVYNSDDSNALTTNILSVMMCSQCGGYFTINSDEKHDDRTLLCQKCSTPDSNLVRHGTDGREKWMSSSSYSGRNVNQTTSLQLQGSPKGQTDYEKCFDSGIDFDNPQRWTFEKYSDSYSEFGEQTVTQKQLDRHRGIHAGDRPFSCSECGKCFTSHSHLARHQRTHTGERPFSCSECGKCFIRQSHVVRHRRIHTGEKPFSCLQCGKCFTRKPNFLHHQLIHTGEKPFSCAYCGRCFRDHTRLLKHESRHRSEQSFSCSEGGESFQMNQHVKLHFKVHRNDNASVLHELDKLGQPEKI; encoded by the exons atggacaaggacaggagtcacatgactgagaggatattaaatctcaccctggagatcatctacctgctgactgaaGAG GACTATATTGTCGTCAAGAAAATCAACAACCATGTTGCCCACCCTGTCACGCTCTCAGAGGAATTCAGCGTCACCATGGAACCTCAATCAACGATACAGGAGACAAAAAAtaaccagaggattctagaactcaccaacaagatcattcagctgctgactggagag gttcctataaggtgtcaggatgtcgcTGTCTAtctctccatggaggagtgggagtatttagagggACACAAGGATCTCTATAAGGAAGCCATTTACCAGCCAATTACACCAATGG GTGGATCCAAAGTTGCATCTGATGGAATGCACACGGACGCCCTTTCACCAGACGATGGGAAACAGGATAACCTATATTTTCAACGTGACCAAGTTGAATTGTATCAGAAAACACTTAACAGAACTGAGATAAAGGGAAAGTATGTGCATACTTCAGAGGCGTATAATCAAAGTAATTCCACAGACCTCCTCACACATGTGACACAAAGTGGACCTATTAAAAAGAAAGAGTCTGCCTTTTGTGAGGAGGTGAAGCTCAAAAATGGGGATAATTATATCCCCGCTCAACTTGCAAAGTCAAAATATTCATCTATTGAGATTGAAATGGAGTCTGACTCGTGTGAAGAAAATACTCCCCCAGAACTCATCGCACATGTGTCTAccaaacaaacacagacagaaaGTGTGTCTACTCCTATAAAAGAAGAATACGTCACATACGATGAGGAACATTATACACACTCTGATTTATATACTCCTGTGGAGCCAACAGACGCTGACCATGTATACAACTCCGATGACAGTAATGCACTAACAACTAACATTTTGTCAGTAATGATGTGCAGTCAATGTGGTGGGTACTTCACTATTAATTCAGATGAGAAACATGATGACAGAACACTTCTCTGCCAGAAATGTTCCACCCCTGACTCCAATCTTGTTAGACACGGAACAGATGGCAGAGAAAAATGGATGTCCTCTTCTTCTTACTCTGGTAGAAATGTTAATCAAACTACAAGCCTTCAACTTCAGGGATCTCCCAAAGGCCAGACTGATTATGAAAAATGCTTTGACTCAGGGATAGATTTTGATAACCCTCAAAGGTGGACTTTCGAAAAGTATTCAGACTCCTATTCAGAATTTGGAGAGCAAACAGTAACGCAAAAACAACTCGACAGACATCGGGGTATTCATGCTGGGGATAGgccattttcatgctctgaatgtgggaaatgttttacatcacATTCACACCTTGCTAGACATCAGAGAACACACACAGGGGAgaggccattttcatgttctgaatgtgggaagtgttttattAGACAGTCACATGTCGTTAGACATAGGAGAATACACACAGGggaaaaaccattttcatgtctGCAGTGTGGCAAATGCTTCACCAGAAAACCAAATTTTCTTCATCATCAATTGATCCACACGGGAGAGAAGCCATTTTCTTGCGCTTATTGCGGGAGATGTTTCAGAGATCATACTCGTCTACTTAAACATGAGAGCAGACACAGAAGCGAACAGTCTTTCTCATGTTCTGAAGGTGGGGAAAGTTTCCAGATGAACCAGCATGTAAAACTCCATTTTAAAGTTCATAGAAATGATAATGCATCCGTTTTACATGAGCTAGACAAACTTGGTCAACCCGAAAAgatataa
- the LOC142095277 gene encoding uncharacterized protein LOC142095277: MDKDRSHMTERILNLTLEILYLLTGEDYTVVKKSCDGVTDSSRPGASGGRSRTQNPIMEPPPHSLIHERNNDQRILELTNKIIQLLTGEVPIRCQDVTVYFSMEEWEYLEGHKDLYKDVMMESHRPLTSLGRCDEDTHDTDNCDEDGKYGGLIAISQTGSKSVHKTAVECVSHANEIPTDTTDVCSGQTEYASIPIKKESISSDVKYLKESVTYAPAHHPEYSPTQFKVESVLCEEEHYEVSQISNLVDQEDFEYLYITEDGNTHISSNTLSVVKCIECCDHFTVESDDTCDNRTQSYKCHKCSTNDSELVTYRTGDSETQMVTFSELSNKSNIVHEDYRKEGTDREKGFSRNKHLHGKNISCRGKKSNSYTEWGEWFTNSSALDRYQRIYAEEELFSCCQSVKYFNQQTSMDTNQRVHTEEKPFLCSQSGKRLRNKAHVMSHQTGRIDDKQFNCLECGQCFKQSLSLVEHMRIHTGEKTFTCPECGQCFTHRSALITHQKTHKVEKLYFCFECGKCFRTKSDLTTHQRIHMGEKPFPCPQCGEGFTRRANLVRHQRIHTGEKPFSCPYCGKCFTRKLGLVKHQRIHTGEKSFPRFHKNIFRHTMY; this comes from the exons atggacaaggacaggagtcacatgactgagaggatactaaatctcaccctggagatcctCTACCTGctgaccggagag GACTATACAGTTGTGAAGAAGTCTTGTGATGGTGTCACAGACAGCAGTCGTCCTGGTGCGTCAGGAGGACGGAGCAGGACCCAGAACCCCATCATggaacctccacctcactcactgatacatgagagaaacaatgaccagaggattctagaactcaccaacaagatcattcagctgctgactggagag gttcctataaggtgtcaggatgtcactgtctatttctccatggaggagtgggagtatttagagggacacaaggatctgtacaaggacgtcATGATGGAGAGTCAccggcccctcacatcactgg GCAGATGTGACGAAGACACACACGATACCGATAATTGTGATGAAGATGGAAAATATGGAGGTTTAATTGCAATAAGTCAGACAGGGAGCAAGTCTGTCCAtaaaacagcagtggaatgcgtATCACACGCTAATGAAATTCCAACTGACACCACTGACGTGTGTAGCGGACAGACGGAATATGCATCTATTCCTATAAAGAAAGAATCAATCTCGAGTGACGTGAAATATCTCAAAGAATCAGTGACTTATGCCCCCGCACATCATCCAGAATATTCACCTACTCAATTTAAAGTGGAATCCGTTTTATGTGAAGAGGAACATTATGAAGTGTCTCAAATTTCTAATCTGGTAGATCAGGAAGActttgaatatttatatataacagaAGACGGTAACACACACATTAGTAGTAACACATTGTCAGTAGTAAAGTGCATTGAATGTTGTGACCACTTCACCGTTGAATCGGATGATACGTGTGATAACAGAACACAGTCATACAAGTGCCACAAATGTTCCACCAATGACTCAGAGCTTGTTACATACCGAACAGGTGACAGCGAAACCCAGATGGTTACTTTCTCTGAGTTATCAAATAAATCTAACATTGTACATGAAGACTACCGGAAAGAAGGCACAGACCGTGAAAAAGGCTTTTCTAGAAATAAACATCTTCATGGTAAAAATATTAGTTGTAGAGGGAAGAAATCTAACTCCTATACGGAATGGGGGGAATGGTTTACTAATAGTTCAGCTCTTGATAGATATCAGAGAATTTATGCAGAAGAAGAATTGTTTTCCTGCTGTCAAAGTGTGAAATATTTTAACCAGCAAACCAGTATGGACACTAATCAGAGAGTTCACACAGAGGAGAAACCTTTCCTTTGTTCCCAGAGTGGAAAACGTCTTCGAAATAAAGCCCATGTTATGTCACATCAGACAGGTCGCATAGACGATAAACAATTTAATTGTCTTGAATGCGGGCAATGTTTTAAACAAAGTCTAAGCCTCGTTGAACACATGAGAATacacacaggagaaaaaacatTTACTTGTCCTGAATGTGGGCAATGTTTTACCCATCGGTCAGCTTTGATTACTCATCAGAAAACCCACAAAGTAGAGAAATTGTACTTTTGCTTTGAGTGTGGGAAGTGCTTCCGAACTAAATCTGATCTTACTACACACCAGCGTATTCACATGGGGGAGAAACCATTTCCTTGTCCACAGTGTGGGGAGGGTTTTACAAGACGTGCAAACCTTGTGAGACACCAGAGGATCCACACTGGAGAAAAACCATTTTCTTGTCCttactgtgggaaatgttttacccgAAAGCTTGGTCTTGTCAAACACCAAAGGATCCACACAGGGGAAAAATCATTTCCAAGAttccataaaaatatttttagacatACAATGTATTAG